The Populus nigra chromosome 14, ddPopNigr1.1, whole genome shotgun sequence genome has a segment encoding these proteins:
- the LOC133673006 gene encoding myb family transcription factor PHL6-like — MNHHAVVSVTKSETSKGVTQPFCTTLFPIQNSSSSKSDCQTSLTGESSSSRPSPLIRTESLGSPSKMQLSTAQHQMCCLKFGPDSPLSPTSHVQSSKSTFQRSSVFCTSLYLSSSSISEANRQLGNLPFLPHPPTYSHSVSATDSTKSPLLFSEDLSNQYDEEHSDVFMKDFLNLSGNASEGSFHGMNYTGDNLELTEQLELQFLSDELEIAITDHGENPGLDEIYGTPETSSKPATGFACNQDSPSVDALSSLPSPGSSTAHKPRMRWTPELHERFVEAVNKLDGAEKATPKGVLKLMNVKGLTIYHVKSHLQKYRLAKYLPEKKEEKKASCSEEKKVASINIDGDVNKKGTIQITEALRMQMEVQKQLHEQLEVQRTLQLRIEEHARYLQKIIEQQNAGSALLSPKSLSASTNPPKDSELPPPSPSAVAESKTDLSSPLPSSKHKAADSDNFEKQTSEKRIRLEEKSESASEDAVVEDPPA, encoded by the exons ATGAATCATCATGCTGTCGTATCGGTAACAAAAAGTGAGACCAGTAAAGGAGTCACACAACCATTTTGCACAACCTTATTTCCAATCCAGAATTCTTCTAGCAGCAAATCAGATTGTCAAACTTCATTGACAGGTGAATCTTCTTCTTCACGCCCATCCCCGTTGATACGGACAGAATCTCTCGGTTCTCCAAGTAAAATGCAACTGTCTACAGCCCAACATCAAATGTGTTGTCTGAAATTTGGACCAGACAGCCCTCTTTCCCCTACTTCCCATGTCCAAAGTTCTAAGAGCACATTTCAACGCTCTTCTGTCTTCTGTACAAGTTTATATCTGTCATCTTCATCGATCTCTGAAGCTAATCGACAGCTTGGAAATTTGCCGTTTCTCCCACATCCTCCAACATACAGCCACTCCGTTTCTGCCACTGATTCAACAAAATCTCCTCTGCTTTTCAGTGAGGATTTAAGCAATCAGTACGACGAGGAGCATTCAGATGTTTTTATGAAAGACTTTCTTAATTTGTCTGGAAATGCTTCTGAGGGTAGTTTTCATGGTATGAACTATACAGGTGACAATTTAGAACTAACAGAGCAATTGGAGCTGCAATTTTTGTCTGACGAACTCGAAATAGCTATCACAGACCATGGAGAAAACCCCGGGCTTGAT GAAATATATGGAACTCCTGAAACTTCATCAAAACCAGCCACAGGATTCGCATGCAACCAGGATTCTCCTTCCGTTGACGCACTTTCAAGCCTCCCCTCCCCTGGTTCATCCACTGCACACAAGCCAAGGATGAGATGGACGCCTGAGCTTCACGAACGCTTTGTAGAGGCTGTCAATAAGCTTGATGGGGCTGAAA AGGCTACTCCAAAGGGTGTGTTAAAGCTTATGAACGTTAAAGGTTTGACCATCTATCATGTGAAAAGCCACTTACAG aaaTACCGACTTGCCAAGTATCTGCCGGAAAAGAAGGAAG AGAAGAAAGCTTCTTGCTCTGAAGAAAAGAAAGTGGCTTCAATCAACATTGATGGTGATGTGAACAAAAAAGG GACAATTCAAATCACTGAAGCTCTTCGCATGCAAATGGAAGTCCAGAAGCAGCTACATGAACAACTTGAG GTACAGAGGACTCTGCAGTTACGGATAGAGGAACATGCTAGGTATTTGCAAAAGATAATAGAGCAGCAGAATGCTGGCAGTGCCTTACTTTCTCCCAAAAGCTTGTCAGCATCAACCAATCCACCTAAAGATTCTGAGCTGCCACCTCCTTCCCCGTCAGCTGTTGCTGAGTCTAAAACTGACTTGTCATCACCCCTGCCTTCATCAAAGCACAAAGCAGCTGACagtgataattttgaaaaacaaacatccGAGAAAAGGATCCGTCTTGAAGAAAAGTCAGAATCAGCATCAGAAGATGCTGTGGTTGAAGATCCTCCTGCATAA
- the LOC133673069 gene encoding organic cation/carnitine transporter 7-like: MSKQPHKNKLHLEEQEDRSAFIKMTDGGPRYTVDDAILAMGFGKFQYFVLLYAGMGWVSEAMEMMILSFIGPAVKSDWNLTSQQESLITSVVFAGMLVGAYSWGVVSDRYGRRKGFLVTAIITSGAGFLSAFAPNYIALLVFRCLVGLGLGGGPVLFAWFLEFVPAPNRGMWMVIISAFWTFGAIFEASLAWIIMPRLNWRWLLAVSALPSFFLLVFYVMTPESPRYFCLKGQKGDALRVLEKIAKQNRKELPLGALATDNEIELQGKNIPIEGMVSLPASGDGDVAPLHPPPKWKDSDMGVLKSLLLLISPKLARSTVLLWVVFFGNAFSYYGLVLLTTELNNRNNTCNHTKAQSDKSSDVDYKEVFITSFAEFPGLIVSALIVDRIGRKLSMAALFFVACIFLLPLVGHQSPRITTILLFGARICITGTFTIVFIYAPEIYPTSVRSTGMGVASAMGRIGGMICPLVAVSLVQGCHQTAALVLFECVMFVAGCCVMLFPHETKGLELTESVSSTKNEKLKDVKQQEP; this comes from the exons ATGAGCAAACAG CCTCACAAGAACAAACTCCATTTAGAAGAACAAGAGGATAGGTCTGCATTTATCAAG ATGACAGATGGAGGTCCAAGGTATACTGTTGATGACGCTATTCTGGCCATGGGGTTCGGAAAATTTCAATACTTTGTGCTTCTCTATGCTGGCATGGGCTGGGTTTCAGAAGCCATGGAGATGATGATTCTGTCATTTATAGGGCCAGCAGTTAAGTCTGATTGGAATCTTACTTCTCAGCAAGAGAGTCTAATAACCAGCGTGGTTTTTGCTGGCATGCTGGTTGGAGCATATTCATGGGGTGTAGTTTCAGACAGATATGGAAGAAG GAAAGGTTTCTTGGTTACAGCAATAATTACTTCTGGAGCTGGTTTTCTAAGTGCTTTTGCCCCAAATTATATCGCATTGCTTGTTTTTCGTTGCCTGGTTGGTCTTGGTCTCGGGGGTGGTCCTGTACTCTTTGCTTGGTTTTTAGAGTTTGTACCAGCACCAAACAGAGGAATGTGGATGGTGATTATCTCAGCATTCTGGACATTTGGAGCAATCTTTGAGGCTTCACTGGCCTGG ATTATTATGCCTAGATTAAATTGGAGGTGGCTACTGGCGGTATCTGCTTTGCCTTCATTCTTTCTCCTTGTATTTTATGTCATGACACCAGAATCACCTAGGTATTTCTGTTTGAAAGGCCAAAAAGGTGACGCCCTTAGAGTTTTGGAGAAAATAGCCAAACAAAATAGGAAAGAATTGCCTCTTGGTGCTCTTGCTACCGATAATGAGATTGAGCTACAGGGAAAGAATATTCCTATAGAAGGCATGGTTTCACTGCCAGCAAGTGGAGATGGAGATGTTGCTCCTCTTCATCCTCCTCCTAAGTGGAAGGATTCTGACATGGGGGTCCTAAAATCTCTGTTATTGCTTATTTCACCTAAATTAGCTAGGTCAACCGTGCTTTTGTGGGTGGTATTCTTTGGAAATGCATTTTCATACTATGGCCTTGTGTTGCTGACAACTGAGTTGAACAATAGGAACAACACGTGCAATCACACTAAAGCGCAGTCAGATAAGTCTTCTGATGTTGATTACAAAGAAGTCTTCATCACTAGTTTTGCAG AGTTTCCGGGGCTCATTGTGTCAGCTCTCATAGTTGATAGGATTGGTCGTAAACTTTCAATGGCGGCTTTGTTCTTTGTGGCCTGCATCTTCCTGCTACCACTGGTAGGCCATCAGTCACCAAGGATAACAACAATTCTTCTCTTCGGTGCTCGAATATGCATCACAGGAACCTTCACTATTGTCTTCATATACGCTCCAGAG atTTACCCAACATCAGTGAGATCAACAGGTATGGGAGTTGCAAGCGCAATGGGAAGAATCGGGGGAATGATTTGCCCGCTTGTGGCAGTAAGTTTGGTGCAAGGATGCCATCAGACAGCAGCACTTGTTCTTTTTGAGTGCGTAATGTTCGTAGCAGGATGCTGTGTAATGCtgtttccacatgaaaccaaggGTCTTGAATTGACCGAGAGTGTATCCagcacaaaaaatgaaaaactaaaggATGTGAAGCAACAAGAGCCTTGA